The Pelagibacterium halotolerans B2 nucleotide sequence AGGCGATTACACAAGCGCCGCCATCGCCGCCATCTGCCACGACGAGCAGGTGGCGGTGATCGATGGCAATGTCGATCGCGTGGTCGCCCGTTATCTTGCTCTTCCCAGCCCCGTGCGCGAGGAAAAGCCTCTCGTCCGCGCCACGGTCCAGCATTCCGTTCCCCCTCGCGCTGGCGATTTCGCGCAGGCGATGATGGACCTGGGCGCCACAATCTGCGCGCCGCGCCGCGCGAATTGCCTGTTATGTCCGCTCGAGCCCGACTGCCTGGGCACCAAAACCGGCAATCCGCTCGCCTTTCCGGTCCCGCCCAAAAAGTCCGAAAAACCCCGCCGGCATGGTCACGCCTTCATCATCCGGAATCCGAACGGCAAGGTCTTCCTTCGCCAGCGCGGGCCAAAGGGCATGCTCGCAAAAATGACCGAAACACCGGGAAGCGAATGGACGGAGACCCGCCTCGCTCCCGCCTTTCCCTTCATTAACGATTGGCACCAGGTTGGCGAGGTTCTCCACACGTTCACCCATTTCCATCTCACGCTGACCGTCTGGTCGGTAACGGCCGACACCCCTCTCGATGAGGGATGGTGGGCAGAGGAAACCAGGCTCGATGGCGAAGCCCTGCCGAGCCTGTTCCGCAAAGTGCTCAAGACTGCAGGAATTGAATAACTGCGGTCTTTCGCCGAGAGATGGTCCCGACGAGGCGTAGCCGAGGAGCCTGGGAGCGTTCGCCGCGCCGTCGCAGGCGCAACGAAGGGCATAGGGCGGTTTTAGCCCGTCATGCCCGCAGTGGTGCGCGCCGTGAGACAGAAAAAAAGCCCCCGGCAAAACCGGGGGCGAGAATGCCTGACTGATTGGAGGTCGAAATCAGGCAGAAAGCTTGTCGAGCGAAGCGCGTATGCGATCGCGAAGCGTATCGAGGGGCGCGAGTTTGCTGCCATCCTCATAGTGCCAGAAGGTCCACCCGTTGCAGGCTTCAAAGCCCTGAACGAGAGCGCCGACCCGGTGGATTGAGCCACTCTTGTCGTCGCTGACCAGTGAACCATCGACACGAACCACTGCACTATAACGCCTTGCGGCGTCGAAAAGTTTCGTGCCCGGCGCGATCAGTCCCTGCTCGATAAGCGAGCCGAACGGAATGCGCGGCGCAGCGCGCTTGGGCACAGTGGTTTCAATGGCACTGGAATCGTGCGGTTTGATGGCGGCAATGCGTTTCAAAGCCGCATTTATATAGGCGTTTTCGCGTTCGATACCGATGAAATGGCGCCCCAGTTTCTTGGCCACTGCGCCCGTCGTTCCGGTACCGAAAAATGGATCGAGCACCACATCGCCCGGCTTTGTCGTGGCCATCAGGACGCGATACAGTAGAGCCTCGGGCTTTTGGGTCGGGTGCACCTTTTCGTCATTGGCATCCCTGAGCCGTTCGCCACCCGTGCAGATGGGAAACAGCCAGTCGGACCGCATCTGGGTATCGTCGTTGGAAAGCTTAAGCGCTTCATAATTGAAGGTCGGGCGGCTTTTCTGGCTGCGCGAGGCCCAGATCAGGGTTTCATGCGCGTTGGTAAACCGCGTGCCGCGAAAATTGGGCATCGGGTTGGCCTTGCGCCACACGACGTCGTTGAGCATCCAGAAGCCCAGATCCTGCAGCGCCGCGCCCACCCGGAAAATGTTGTGATACGACCCGATCACCCATATGGCGCCGTTGGGCTTGAGAATCCGGCGGGCCGCCGCCATCCATGCGCGCGTGAACGCGTCGTAATGGGCAAAGCTCTCGAACTTGTCCCATTCGTCGTCGACCGCATCGACCTTGGACTGGTCGGGGCGGGTCAGGCCCTCTTCGAGCTGAAGGTTATAGGGCGGGTCGGCAAAGATCAGATCGACCGAGGCCTCGGGGAGCGCATTCATATGCGCGATACAGTCGCCGACCAGGATCGTGTCGATGGGGAGATGGCTTTCTTGAAGCCCCGGCGCGCGTTTCCGCGCCGCTGAACCTGTACGCAACATACTGATAACCCTAACGCAAAACTAACACGCCATTTCTACAGCGTTAGGGTTAAGCGCCGCCTAAATGTTAGGGTTAACAGGAGTTTAAGACCAGTCAGCGCCGCGCGGCAAGCACCGGCGCAAAGCTCATCCGGTGCATCTCGCACGGGCCGTGCGCGGCCAGGGCTTCAAGATGCAGCGCGGTGCCATAGCCCTTGTGCTGGCCAAAACGGTAATGGGGGAGACCGCTATCCATGACATGGCACATCCGGTCCCGCACCACTTTGGCAACGATAGAGGCCGCTGCGATCGATAGCGATTTTCCGTCTCCACCGA carries:
- a CDS encoding site-specific DNA-methyltransferase, producing MLRTGSAARKRAPGLQESHLPIDTILVGDCIAHMNALPEASVDLIFADPPYNLQLEEGLTRPDQSKVDAVDDEWDKFESFAHYDAFTRAWMAAARRILKPNGAIWVIGSYHNIFRVGAALQDLGFWMLNDVVWRKANPMPNFRGTRFTNAHETLIWASRSQKSRPTFNYEALKLSNDDTQMRSDWLFPICTGGERLRDANDEKVHPTQKPEALLYRVLMATTKPGDVVLDPFFGTGTTGAVAKKLGRHFIGIERENAYINAALKRIAAIKPHDSSAIETTVPKRAAPRIPFGSLIEQGLIAPGTKLFDAARRYSAVVRVDGSLVSDDKSGSIHRVGALVQGFEACNGWTFWHYEDGSKLAPLDTLRDRIRASLDKLSA
- a CDS encoding A/G-specific adenine glycosylase translates to MAQTTSMQHSEIAAIDAGAVLRWYDRHARYLPWRVSPADRAKGAKPNPYFVWLSEIMLQQTTIAAVRKYFAAFTSLWPTVEDLAAAPLDDVLVQWAGLGYYARARNLHACAVAVVAHHGGVFPKTASALRDLPGIGDYTSAAIAAICHDEQVAVIDGNVDRVVARYLALPSPVREEKPLVRATVQHSVPPRAGDFAQAMMDLGATICAPRRANCLLCPLEPDCLGTKTGNPLAFPVPPKKSEKPRRHGHAFIIRNPNGKVFLRQRGPKGMLAKMTETPGSEWTETRLAPAFPFINDWHQVGEVLHTFTHFHLTLTVWSVTADTPLDEGWWAEETRLDGEALPSLFRKVLKTAGIE